One Desulfarculaceae bacterium DNA window includes the following coding sequences:
- the nusB gene encoding transcription antitermination factor NusB, which produces MGERRKSRELALKVLYQMEHGDASAEEALASFADNFAAPARLWDYARELVMGISERAWDIDDSLSSASRRWRVERMDRVDRNILRMACYEMLFAADPVPPRVAINEAVELAKRYGADESPAFINAVLDSLMAARG; this is translated from the coding sequence GTGGGCGAAAGACGCAAGAGCCGCGAACTGGCCCTCAAGGTGCTCTATCAGATGGAGCACGGGGACGCATCGGCCGAGGAGGCCCTGGCCAGCTTTGCCGACAACTTTGCCGCGCCGGCGCGGCTGTGGGACTATGCCCGCGAGCTGGTCATGGGCATCAGCGAGCGGGCCTGGGACATCGACGACTCCCTGTCCTCGGCCAGCCGCCGCTGGCGGGTGGAGCGCATGGACCGGGTGGACCGCAACATCCTGCGCATGGCCTGTTATGAGATGCTCTTCGCCGCCGATCCGGTGCCGCCCCGGGTGGCCATCAACGAGGCGGTGGAGCTGGCCAAACGCTACGGGGCCGACGAGTCCCCCGCTTTCATCAACGCGGTGTTGGACTCGCTGATGGCCGCACGGGGCTAG
- the ribE gene encoding 6,7-dimethyl-8-ribityllumazine synthase, which translates to MAKIIEGTLNAKGMRVALVAARFNDFITSKLVDGALDALKRHGAAEQNLTVVWVPGAFEIPLVARKIAASGKYDAVIALGAVIRGATAHFDFVASEVSKGVAQVTLDTGVPVIFGVLTTDTIEQAIERAGTKAGNKGSDAAMAAMEMVDLLKNL; encoded by the coding sequence ATGGCCAAGATAATCGAGGGAACCCTTAACGCCAAGGGTATGCGGGTGGCGCTGGTGGCGGCCCGCTTCAACGACTTCATTACCTCCAAGCTGGTTGACGGAGCCCTGGACGCTCTCAAGCGCCACGGCGCGGCCGAGCAGAACCTCACCGTGGTGTGGGTGCCCGGCGCCTTCGAGATTCCCCTGGTGGCTCGCAAGATCGCCGCCAGCGGCAAGTACGACGCGGTCATCGCCCTGGGCGCGGTGATCCGGGGAGCCACCGCGCACTTCGACTTCGTGGCCTCCGAGGTCTCCAAGGGCGTGGCCCAGGTGACCCTGGACACCGGCGTGCCCGTGATCTTCGGCGTGCTGACCACCGACACCATCGAGCAGGCCATCGAGCGGGCCGGCACCAAGGCCGGCAACAAGGGCTCCGACGCCGCCATGGCCGCCATGGAAATGGTGGACCTGCTCAAAAACCTCTAG